The DNA sequence atttttaaatccatGTGCGTTGTTGTGGGACTCAAGATGAGACAATTACAACAGAACCCTAAGAAATCTGGAAAAAATTATGTGCATTGTTTATTCCAGCCttgtttttgaaatatttcccCGTAAATATGAAGGGATATGCTTATGACACTGTTGCGCTGCTAAAACCCTAATGTGAGGGGctcttaacccattgagccccaagcggcccaaTCGGTCCAaaacacaatagattttctattgtgtggttccggggcctgagttattaagtattaaatacataGATTTTGTTTGTATCAAGAAATAATGTGAAAGCTTTAgattaatagttattatttattattttaggtaACAATCAAGATAGAGTCACCAAGGTACCTGATTCAAGTACAACAGATATGGTCATGCCCctgtgtgtatatttttattcgtattatttacattttatacatgttttttttaaacacagaAAATAATACCATTCTTTCATTCACAGGGCAATGCAAACTGCCAAAGAAACTTTAATAAGCAATATTAAAGGTCCACCAAGACTAATAGAATACCAGCCAGCTAACAATCTTGCTAGTCCCATTGTACAGTGCCAAAATATCACAGGAGACAACTCGCAAACACACTTGgggaataattataaagttataggcaataaaattagaatattGTCAGATGTGAAAATAGATAAACAATGCAATGTTATGCCAATTTTGAAGGGAAATGTTACATCAACAACTCCTCAATCGGGGCATACTTTAATGATTAATGGGCCACCTGGCCTAAGACAGAGAGACATAAGGAGGGGCTCCAATTACTCTAAGGATGAAATAATGGCAATGCCTACATTGATCATAGTTCCAACTTCAGGTAGATATAATaccatattttatagtagagccattttaataggcaacatttgacagttcaacaaaattcaacaacgtaacctagtaacgacgacatagaataaaatgatatttcgttttgttagaactgcacatttgcttaacttttttcaattacgattacatatttataataataatgaccgatacaagttattttaagatttcattttactgataaaccatcctaaacataataaacaatttctgaattgaagaactgacgtcgctacaattttgtgtcaataaacattttttctttttaaatactagagacgttactctaaaaatcgaaatctgacatctagaatcgaatgcattgattacttgtgaataaaaatcatcataaattaataaattcgattgacaaatgtttcaaatccgtattgattaatacactttaatcacaactttaatcgatgtttttaagcaggttacctctcttcgaagataaaattgatagacgtcaagtgttgcctattaaattggctcgactataataattaatacatgtTATTATGACACaagtaaatattacaatattttttttattttataggaccatataatattattactaggCCAACTTCATCTACTGCAAATAATTTGCAGAATgatgcaaataataaaattgaaccaACAATTGAAGTTTCTACAATTTCTCCAAAACGCAGACCACTCTTTATTGAAGTGCCTTCAGACAATACATCAGTTCCAAAAGATCAAAAACCTACTCAGATGAAAGATGTAGGTCTTGTAAAAACTGTTGATTCTGTGACCCATGCTTCTTTACCAAAGGATAATACAGCTCCCAGTAAGACGAGCACCCCTCACGTATTACCACCGTTAAGGAAATCGTCATCTACACCGAGACGCTCATCACATGTACGTGTTTTAGATTTCACCACGCCAAGAAGAATACTAAATGAAACAATACCTGAAAAGAATACAAGTGATGACTCTGTTGTTGTTTTAAGTGACTCACCTATTCATCCTACAGTGAACATGGTAACAGATACAAATGATAATCATACAGATAGAAATGATAATCCAAATGCACATAACAATTCTCAATTAAACAAAGAACAGAAAGGAATTAAGAAACGCAACTGGGATGAAGAATTGCGAGCGCTTGTACCTTCTTCTGAAAATACTTACCCAACTTCTGTTCCAAAAACTAGTAGGAAAAAGAAAAAGGCAGATAACAAGTCAACCAAAGAAAATGAAAGTAATGACAGTAAAGCAGAAGCTACAAAAGCTAAAAAATCCAAAAGGAAAACTAAGTCTGCAGAAATTGTGGAAGAACCTCCAATAAGTGATCTAAAAGTAGACAAGAAAATCAAACcatcaattaatataatatctgcTGTGAAGCATCCTATTACAAGTGAACCTGAAGTTGTTGACAAACCGAAGCCAATTGAAATGGAAAATGAAATAGATACACCAGAAAATGAAAGATTGTCTTTACAAAATGTTATTGGGGCCAAACTTAATATATCAGATTTATTTGAAACACCTTACAAACAGGCACTATATGATATACAAATGGAAACGCCTAAATTTCTAGGTCCAGATTTACCAGATGAACCAATAtcggaaataaaaattatgaatataccAACTCCTCGATTTTTTGATACGCCAAACCCTACTCAAGCAACACCGACGTCATATTCTTCTCGGCCCACTGATTATTCCAGTGGAGGCTCTTACTACAAACCCGACGATCAAGAATATGTTCCCATTCCAGAAGTTGCCGAGTGCAAGATTACTGAATCAAAGTCTAAACCTAAGGTTTCTAAACCCAGTGACATTCAAAAAGTATCACCTAAAGACTCTGATGTGAAATGTGCAAAATCAAGACGACCTGTTCGAAAGTGCACCAAAAATGTGTCTTATTATAATTCTCCAATTGTAAATAATTCGACGAGAGCTGGTGACGTATCAGACGAAGAAGAgaagaaaacaaataaatgtaacatGTCGCGAGAGAAAGATGCTACACTGACTAAAACTAAGACTGTAAAATCTAGACCAACAAAGACTAATCTTCAGAAGCATAAGTCACCTTTTAAGAAagaaaatcctaaaaatttcatgaaaattaagCCAAGACCTCCAATTAAAAGtactaaaaatagaaaaaattctaGTGAACTAACAATATCAGccagaaaaataattaatattaaagagaAAAGTCATAACATTTCACCTACACTAGCAGATGTTCCTACAAAATCAAGAAGGAAGTCTTCAACACCCAGAAAACTTCactgtaataaaacatttcactCATCTACTTCGAGCAATACTTCTCCGGATTTGCCGTTAGTACCTGAAACTCAgagtaaaaatgttaaaatatgtgtcACACATGATTCAGATAGTGAGCATCAAGCTCTGCGATGGTCTGATGATGGATCCCAagatattaaacaaaaatccGCTGACGAAGGTTCTGTTACAGAAAATGAGGATACGATATCAAAAATTCAagaatatattgaaaaaattgaaacTATCAAAAGTGCTAATATTGATATTCCTAACCGACCTTTAGGAAGTTTGCAAAGCGATTTAGTTAAAAGAGAATCTGATCTTGAAACTGCAAAAATAATAGAACGAGATTTATTAGATACGCCACCGATACAGGATGGTGCCGTTCAGTCCACTAGTAACGACACAGTCGAAGATAACATAAACCAAAAAGAAGTTGTAAGAGAATCGGATAAAATTGAAGTAAATGTTAAAGATGGAACACTAAAACCTGAAATACAGAAAGATGACGAGAAAGAAGACGATGACGACGAGAATGATGATATTGATTTTGATATAAAagaaacaaatgaaaataCTAACAATTATTTCACATACAACTTtgatgaaacaaaatataagcCTAATCCAGATGTAGTTAAATTGAAAGACAAATTTTCTATGGAAGTATGTATAGATGATGGAGTATCCATTCGTTTGAGGGCCACACAATTCAGTGTTCTGTTAGATCAAGATCCAGTAGAAATTAAGGAAATTGATTCAAAAGAATTGGAATCGGCTGTTTCCTCAATATCTAATATAGAAAGGTTGTATACACCAATCAAAGATCCCAGAGAGAGatgttatgaaatatttgattCTACATTGACTAGTTTGGATACGCCGTTAAAACCGGCCAGTCCTAAGTATCACAATGAAAATTCCGTTACTGAGATTGTTTTAGAAGTGGAAAATATAAGTAGTAAAGCAGAGGTTAAGAAGAGGAAAAGAGTGCAGAGTGGAGTTTCTGAGGAGAGTCCTAGTGTGAAACGGACAAAATCGGACagtcaatatttaataaacccAGCTAGCATACAGAATATGGATATAGAATCAGTATTGAGCAAATTGCATGGACCATTTGATGTAGACTATAAGTTAAAAGACTAGTTTAGTATAgaggtataataatttagtgaGTTGATCTGACAATTTGTTATACATGTAAGTGTTATGTTGACTTTCAAAATGTTAATTCGATTAgagttatattttagtttaccAGAATTGTGCTagacacaagaaaatattatgtaaattatgtacagtaataaagatttaaattttacacatgtaaactttattttatatttgataacACAATCTTTGGATGCAAAAGATAAATGAAGACGACCTATACGTAAATTAAGTATgcactttaattatttttagatcaAGAGCCCACGCCGGCCAGACTTTCCTTTCTTTAGGAAAGTTGAAAGTTTCTCTGTATATGTCTCCGATACAGATAAGAACGACTAGCGATTATCAAGTCTGGGTTGTGGTTACTTTGGCAGGAAACAGGTAGTAaaggtgtataaaattgtacctaactttcattatagtttaaaaactaaattttatatatgttacttggagacgtataaaaatatgttaactcAAGAGCCGGACAGTTGTCATGGTTCTTACATCTTGCcagacacatttaaaaaataactaacatatcatcaaattaacGTAGGTACTACCTAAAAGTGTATCAAATctattctatacatataataaatctgtagaagggtcaattctgtacattgaaaatattgaaaaaataaataccagggggtgttactggatcgataccaaacccaaatatgtgattaaaaaaatttttgtctgtctgtctgtctgtctgtctgtatgtgaaggcatcacgtgaaaactagcggttcgatttcgatgaaacttggtataattataccttattatcctgagcgtaaaataggatactttttatcctggaaaaatacgtagaaaaaaattaatcttaatttttcagttttatccatagacgttgttccgtagaaccgcgaacacacgttgcgtattattataggcctaaccgtatttgggaattgggtccaatagatatttataagatgttattgtcagaggtctcaaaatggagaaataaaccatccacgcgaagaacGACAtacgcgcggacggagtcgcgggcggaagctagtatgaaataacccactaaaaacattagtttactataattaatgactaaattaggtatttagtaggtattttatacctaagtatcataattattaattgttttgaatGTAGTGTATCTTGAAAGAAGAAGTGAAATCTTAACATTACTCCCGTTATATTCTGTTAAGTGTTGATTAAGTCGATTTTCTTAAGATACGAAATGAAACGATCAAAATTGTTAGAAATGGAGATAACTAGCGCTTACTAATCAGCGATTCGTTCAGGGGTAGTCATTAATAATATCGTAAATGTTACGATGAGTGAATGCGTTTAATTTGCCGTTGGGATTTCATAGTAAGCTCGCATGCgattattatagtattacGTTTATATCTAATTAGATATCGCAATTAGAGGCGATCGTGACACTGGCGTACCGAACCGTTCATTACCCATGCTAATTTGAGCGGCTACCGCGCACATTTGATAATCTCGGGGAAAAATCGACGCTTAATGGGGTTTCAACCGAAACGCATGCAAGTACTTTTACATTGGCTGATATTTGCTTCGTTTGTTGCGGttgataattataactttgtgtttaaaataagaattacaAAAGATTGTATTatggtaattttttattatacatctTGCATTATAACAATTACTTACACGTAAAATTTTCACGTGAGAgggtatttgatattttataatgttattctAAGTTATTGCTGCAAACAAACATTGGCAAATGTCGGGTATTCCGCTATCGAGGTAATAATAAGTCCATGTtaaaaacatgatatttcataaaatgcgCTATTAAGTTTGCGGGGAAATGACATAACCTAGACCAAAATATACAGCAGTGTCGTCGGAGACCGGGAAGGGGGTTGTAAAGTAGGTCACGGATGCAAGCTCCTGACACAAATAGCTACATCGTATCACCACGTGGCCTCATAATCTCTGTATAGGAAGGGAGGCTGTGAGTTTCGTGCCGATATTCATGTAGATGAAACAATGCCATAATCCTGTAGGTACTAGTTTCAACGTAAATTGCTGAGCTGCGCACAATATTCGCCGTATATTGCAGTTATTTGCAAAAGAAATATGAAGTGctaaaatataagttatatttcaaattgaaATTTCACGATGTATTGTTTTCCAACTTCCTTTGTCAATTAggtacacataatattatatagagttAAAAGTAGCATGTGGTAGCATCGTTTTAGTTTACGTGATTCATTGTGGGAAAATAGCTGTCAAATGTTAtgttacttattaaataattctcATGCGAAAAGTCCATATTGAGCTGTATACATGTCTACTCTACAATGATATTCAGTTTACGTCGTGATATCTAGCGTGCAATGAACGTCGCCAAGCTGAAATTACCAAGAATTTAGTATCACTAATTCTACAGGCAGTTCGGGGTATAAATGATTCGGGGTGATTTTACACCACCTCACCACCCCTTCTAATGTTGAACCCACCTCCAGCTCCCGAAGTGCAGCGACGACGTCGTTCCGGACAATCTGCGTGCTTCGCTTATTTTCAACCCTAATTCCTTTGGTGGAAATTGTCTTTATTGCACTGAGCTCTGTTGCAGGGAACATtacctactttatatttttaacgatGCATTGACGTGGGATTGCGTTTTTGTAATGTGTGCTTTATagagttattaaaaatgtaaggagcacttatttaaaatattaggataatcgtaattataaatagtttggaaaatccaaaagtgcacgcctcataatctcatcctttacaataaaattgattatttataaagagtacactatatatataaaaaaaaataaataaaataaaacagttggaaaagtaaagaaatcggtaccgtaataattgagctatttttcttgtggccccacctagatgtgaaactgcacaggtttaagggactgactaccaacttatttttttaaaccttggcttatagtataaagaatcgagtttataatggtgaattttgagtacactataaatatatataaaaaaaaagaatatacttatataaatatactaaaattatggagaacagtcgatattttttttttgtttatttaataacaattaaaccacatcgaatcagaccctgaaaaatgaaagggttctattcctgagcatactcaagcgtaagagaaaaaaaagactcgattagtaaagtatttcggtcgctatcgtgttaacaagaaaatcctccgcacatacagacacacggacgtccaagacagaacttttttaaactgttttttaactagtttaaataacaaaaatgacatcaaaaatatcatgaataagatcatgaatgttaaaaatagtgttttttcttaatatgtgtgtgtatgcattatcttacaagtgcaatgtatgatacataaagacattttaagtttgaaaaaatcagatgttttgcgcgaagtgacagtagtacccacctcaacgcttcgcttatgaggcgtgcaaaatGTTACTTATCAAGTATTTAACGCTTCTTTAGATGTTagtatttttcagttttatgtgaatttgatgaCATAAACCATTGGGCACCGAGCGGCCCAatcggaccacgacacaatagattttctattgtgtctgtgattccgggggctgagttattaaaatgcgaatggttttaaaattatttacttaagtatgcaaaaaaatctttttacaGCTTTCTAGTTTCTTTATCTCAAAGAAAACGTAATTTTAGTAAAACGTTCTTTACTCAAGACGTGAAGATATCTTTGCAATTCAAGGTTAAATAATGCACTTATACATGTATTGTGTTGTTACGACCTACAGGCGGGCTCAAAGCCAACTGGGTCGAGCTTTCTGTAACTTTCAGCTATTTCTGCCAGCTTTGTACCTGCTATACGAAATAgcacagataaaataaataatttaagtaagaGGAGTTTCGAGAACGTTCTAGGTAGATTAGGTATTAGTTGTGATGTAGGTATATGGTTGGGAGATGGGGTTTTGATTGGGACAGGCTAAAAAGTGTGTGCGAAGTAGTATTGCCTTAAGTGTGTCAATTGATGGCTCGATGTGCGTGGCTCCCTACTCCCGCCCGGGGTGGTGAGCGTGGGGCAGGTCGCTGGATCGATACCCGACGTCTGGCCCACGACCTCGCCTTTCTTACCACCTTCCTAAATACTAATTACGTGCTTTGACACAGCGTGCATGGCTCATACCGAATGAAAAGAGGTATGGATGCCAGCGTTGGCGTTATTAACGTTACCTCACTGTTCCTTTTTTGTTTTGGGTAGCGCTGGTTGACAAAAATGTGCACGTTTTTTGGAACtgcacgaacaaaattttaatttaaaatatgtaggtgTAGTATTTTCGGTCTGTAAATGTAACGTCACTAAGCAATTAGTATGGTTagcaattataaaataataatattagtaggatttgaCAGCGCAGCAAATAAAAGGAAACGTAGGTAACATTTCCTTccattttttcaattttgtgtatAAACATACAAGGAAATGACCCTTTTTGGCTTTAATTTGTTACCAACACTGTATTTTATAAGCTATCTTAGCTATTGTGTAAAATTCTTTCATAAATTTACAAGATAACCGATTAGGCAGGTAAAAGGAAGTAAGTATACGCATTTCTTATTTGAGAAAgcagtttattataaattcagcGCCCACGTTTCTGTCGACTTCAAAGAAACTTTCAATATATTTCTAAAAGTTCAAAGTCCACAAGATAAAGGGCGCTGCAGTTTCTCCGTTACAAAAGATCTACGTAATTAATTTGGGTTGGTTATTAGAGAAGCTTCAGTCGTGTTGGGCTGGtatcaagataaaaataacctGTATTTAATTTCACACTTTAATTACATCTGCAaagttaggtacctatctttttaattatatgtccattatgtatatttatatctattactTACAGTATAGGTACGTTATGTTATAGGTACATTGTCCAAGATTTGTTTATACTTACCTGAAAAGAAGTACAATTCTGAACAACTATATACCTATAACAAACAACATTCgatgcaattaaaatataaaattaattaacttatcaACGCCGATTCCAACATTTTCTAAAATGCTTTAGAAATAGTCCAACAGCCGCCAACAGGTACGAACATACCTTCatcatgaatatttttacgaACGGTCTTATCAACATCATAGCCGTTTCAAAGTCGCAGCACTCATATACAACTTAAAACATTTGCCTTGCAATCTTTTTATATCCGAGCTGTGTAAAAGATGCCGCCGTTCGTTTGCTAACGCTTTTTGAGGTTACTCTGCAGCTTTTCTAAGCCGGATAATATAAAGGAAACaagattaaaaatgtattcccCGCACGTGGGCCATAATGCGATTTATCAGTGCACGGGTACATCGTGACTACATTGTGCAGGTAGCTAGTTCAACCGAATGTATTATTGAGTATGAAAGCTCAGTGGTACATGACAAactgtatataatttaacggTCTAACGTCTAAGCAAAATCTAACGGTGTTCGAATTTATAAAGGCACTAACTCATTATAGCGGGCTGTGTGGTTTCGTCCAGAAACTCGATGCATCTTTGGGGTGGGTGAGACCCCCCACTCACTTTTGGCACCCCCCGGGTGGGGAGGGGGTGTAATGGACGCACGAGGCTCCTCGGCCCTGCACCGTCGCTCTTTATGTCGGCTTGCACGCGTGCACTTGCTAGTTTCTTTGACGTCCCTTTGTTGTGGATTCCAATTTTGGAACGTATCGTGATTGGATTCCAGATTACTTTGCTGCCAAGACTATTGGCTTACCTTAAGCAGTATTGATTTCACTTGGCTTTAGTTGCGACTTTATATGATTAAACCTTTGTTCTACTTCCAGtagtacataaaattatatctaagATAGATATATTACTGACGTGAATTAACGTTCTAGATGATAAAATGTTTGTAATGTAactaactgttttctattattgtacacattttgagtttaaaaaaagtaactaagtagtttaataattaataagtaattaccACTAAAGGTTTCATTAAGTTAAAACCTAGAGGAGAAAGGCGGCACGGGGGATTTTTATAGGATTACTCATTAAAATCTATCCGCTTTATCTTTTTCAACTTACTTTGATAATACGATAAGTATTCTTCACTTTTCTCGAGTATGCATTTCGCGGCGCGTCTAATCATGCAAATTTCCTAAGGCGGGTGGGTCGGGGTGGGGTGGCGCCATCCATAACTGTAACTGAAACTTGTAACATCACCCTCGAAGGTCGTTCAAAAGTTCTCTACTCAAATGAATCTGCTGCAGTGGAACACTTTCATTTGCTTTGTTTGGATTATGTTTCGTAAATGTGCAACGATTCCAAAAAACTAAAAGAGTAAAGTTCTTTATCTAGGTAGATagcatatataaatgaatatgtaagtatatgcAAAACTAGTCTTGgtgttaatttattacgtaCAAAATGCATCGGCCGAATATTAAGGTTATTAATTACACATGATTAATGAAATGATCGTTAACAAGATGGGCGTAAAAGGGCGTTCTGGCCGGGTGCACTATCGATCTCCGTTGAATTAGTGTGCGGATCGGTCGACGTCTTTGTGCAGCCGTCGTAGGGCCAAACAGACCAAAACAAGTCAGCCACCCCCGGCCCACTCCTGCCGCCTGTCGTTCAAGCCTTCATTTATGGTTTAGTGCCTCGATGCTTTTAAATTTCGCACTGCGGTGACGAAAATCGTGTACGTCTACCCACCTACTATGTACATGTGTTGGGAAACGTGACTAAGCTGCTGGTTTGTGCTGCGACGTTTTGATTTGTTTTCCAGGAATTACGGTCTCTTTTTGCCGttctgtttattatttaattgccACGCTTGCTTTGCGATGTAAAAGACAAtactttcaattttatatacaaGAATGGTATACAGGTACatcaatcatttttttttggtgAACAAAACCTGCCAGTAGAAATAtgattgtatttaaaatcctTTGTTATATTGTTGAACGTCTATTGGTCCGAagatatacaaaatattgagactatgtttaaaaaaactaaaaaataagattaattaaatacatatatctacATCGTAAATTTGAACGCGAtactttataaatgtttattcaaTTACGGAACGTTTCCACCAGCGATAATCCCAGGTAATTATAACGaagtatgaattattttaataaaacaggGATTCTAATTAGAACATGATACAAAGGATCGGGGCAAGCAGCGCAGCGTCCATCTATTGAATTAGTAAAGTCTGTCAAAGTGCATTGGCGAGTCACAAAGGTCGTTGCGTGGGAACGAGGGGGGGCGCCTCCCTCCTCCTTTTCCCGTGGGTTTGAAGTAAGCTAGAGCCCGAGAAATTTGTTATGACGCACTCGTTTTGTCTATAGTTTGCTGCAAGTATGGCAGGTATAGCAGGAATTAGATTTAAACTTAATTGAGGATTCGAAGTTTGTTTAGAGTCATTGTGGATAAATAGGTATGTGTAGTTCAATATATTTCTTTGCCAGAGAAgataatgattttttatattatattaatgtaatgttaacacattttattctaaattatgaaaaaagttttaataatgtgacatgtatgtataattaaaatgtacctatctatacAGGTAGGTAacaggtaggtatatataatatgcaaattttatttactacagCTActagtattgaaaaaatacttttataccCACTAATGAAATCAAAAAAACAtacgtttttaatttgtattttatagcGATGATTAATTAGAAAACTAACTACCATATCTTTTTGTTCCCAATGcaaaaaaagttgttttgCGTTAGTTTGTATAATTGCTTCATTATTCCAAAATGAGAATAATACAATTAAGATTATTGATTCCGATATAGCGTTCGCTTATATGAAAACTCGGAGGCAGTGCATAAATAATGCAAAAAGGCGGTTATTTTCAAAGCTGGTTGCGTGAGAACCTAGGGTGACGCATGCACTAGTCTagactatattattatgagtgCTGTCGTGCCTCATTGCTTCCCGCAGCTGTGACTCGTTAAATACATTAACATAAAGCCTTAATTAATTGCTCGTcacaatgtatttaatagtttGTCGGTTTGTATTTATCTCTATATGGGCTCGTAAAGCatttgtatgtaatttatcAATCATACCATTCTTAAATGGATTCTAAACGAAATGCGCCGCAAAAACATGAAGAATGCGTTTTCTTTTCAGCAATTTATACGagaatgtaataaattgtaataatacttataaaattatctatttagTTATTACCATAGGTAATTTATGGTAATTGAGAGATCTTTCAGACAAGTGCTCACCGCGGTTTTGCACATTATTCATTCATCAATTTAGTGACTtcggtttataattattgtagttcACCTTAATTGTTTTACATACTTTTAAGGATCTTAGATATTATCGTAACGTACGAGCGCAATAAAACAACATGTAAACAGAAACTTGATATTCGTGAAATGCCATTTATTGCCAAGAGCATGAAGAAGCGAGAAATAAACACTTAATACGCAATATGCTTCTACGTAGGACAGTAATAAGTTTACCATGTGAGTTATCGTCTATCGATTATGttgaataaattgtaatgaataattatataatcgagcatttaaaaaaataatagttttacgGAGTAAAAGGTTCGTGAAGGAAGTTTTATCGATCCCAGTTTTGCTTGACTTTGCGGAACTCTCGTCAATACGCTCGAATTTAGAAGTTCGTACTTACTCGCTCGAGTTAAACTTTACTCGCCGTTTATATGTGTACGTGTTGACTTGGCGTTAGATTTTGATATTCACACCTATACACAGTCCAGTGATGTGGAGTAGAGAGGCTAATTAATTAGATGCCGACATTGTATCAAAGAGGATTTTCTTTTGTGGTGGGTGAAGAATCTTTAATGTGATATCACTCGTTCTTGAATGCGCCAAAACTTTTTAGGATAGTTATATTCCAGTTGttgtaatttaatgttttggtAAAAAGTAGCTTTAATATTGATTGTATGTAAAGAGAAATTGACATCAGCTTGTTACGATACCCATTTGCTCCGAGTATCTACTTTTTTTAAAGGTACTCacaatacttttatattttttaatttatcaagcTGACCTGCAGGCGTATAAACCCATTATCGTTCACGTGACAACTTGAAAAAGTTGCACCGAAATATTGTACGAAATAGTTCGTTGACTTCGTTTGAAAAGCACCTATGCTGTCGGTGTAACGTCGTCTGCTTAGTATTGTTCAGTTGACAGGGCAA is a window from the Colias croceus chromosome 7, ilColCroc2.1 genome containing:
- the LOC123693179 gene encoding uncharacterized protein LOC123693179, which produces MAIPPFPPQDLAKLVLGYLAEEELMTAYDEFLQASPYLDAFRNEYDRIFMTSLRTILADYRAVKIHVETCKPHLLRKKLLQCTNLFEIVKFLISLIDHHKLYADDLEKPSFQKSSVPKGTYEVCNQLNLKTCVCNGKTSTTTLATQSINKEHSTYDNSVEATSLEDLPGNSKCGSKPEVELKNSISISIDQKDGQDAKQDKNNLSSTSIKQATYDLSTISHNCLSVNQIPQMTKASCIDSKQKIEEFNNILNVVCNKSVTNEKLYDNIISNRISNEENFQDFANGIFGNNQDRVTKVPDSSTTDMVMPLAMQTAKETLISNIKGPPRLIEYQPANNLASPIVQCQNITGDNSQTHLGNNYKVIGNKIRILSDVKIDKQCNVMPILKGNVTSTTPQSGHTLMINGPPGLRQRDIRRGSNYSKDEIMAMPTLIIVPTSGPYNIITRPTSSTANNLQNDANNKIEPTIEVSTISPKRRPLFIEVPSDNTSVPKDQKPTQMKDVGLVKTVDSVTHASLPKDNTAPSKTSTPHVLPPLRKSSSTPRRSSHVRVLDFTTPRRILNETIPEKNTSDDSVVVLSDSPIHPTVNMVTDTNDNHTDRNDNPNAHNNSQLNKEQKGIKKRNWDEELRALVPSSENTYPTSVPKTSRKKKKADNKSTKENESNDSKAEATKAKKSKRKTKSAEIVEEPPISDLKVDKKIKPSINIISAVKHPITSEPEVVDKPKPIEMENEIDTPENERLSLQNVIGAKLNISDLFETPYKQALYDIQMETPKFLGPDLPDEPISEIKIMNIPTPRFFDTPNPTQATPTSYSSRPTDYSSGGSYYKPDDQEYVPIPEVAECKITESKSKPKVSKPSDIQKVSPKDSDVKCAKSRRPVRKCTKNVSYYNSPIVNNSTRAGDVSDEEEKKTNKCNMSREKDATLTKTKTVKSRPTKTNLQKHKSPFKKENPKNFMKIKPRPPIKSTKNRKNSSELTISARKIINIKEKSHNISPTLADVPTKSRRKSSTPRKLHCNKTFHSSTSSNTSPDLPLVPETQSKNVKICVTHDSDSEHQALRWSDDGSQDIKQKSADEGSVTENEDTISKIQEYIEKIETIKSANIDIPNRPLGSLQSDLVKRESDLETAKIIERDLLDTPPIQDGAVQSTSNDTVEDNINQKEVVRESDKIEVNVKDGTLKPEIQKDDEKEDDDDENDDIDFDIKETNENTNNYFTYNFDETKYKPNPDVVKLKDKFSMEVCIDDGVSIRLRATQFSVLLDQDPVEIKEIDSKELESAVSSISNIERLYTPIKDPRERCYEIFDSTLTSLDTPLKPASPKYHNENSVTEIVLEVENISSKAEVKKRKRVQSGVSEESPSVKRTKSDSQYLINPASIQNMDIESVLSKLHGPFDVDYKLKD